CAACAGGTGGAGCATTGAACATTACAAGCCTCTCATCCTATCTGAACCAAACCACAGATGCACCAAATTTCCTACTTGAGCTCATCCAGAGCAGCCCAACCTCCCTGGTCCTCATCCTTGACTTGCCTCCCAGAAAAGACCTTGTCCTCCACCCTGACTACCTGCAAACATTTTATCAAGACACCCAACTGGACACACCCAGGCAAAGGCTTGACAAACTTGCTGAGGCTAAACCCTACTTCTCTTCATCGCTATACATCCGCAGTGTTGTGTCTCCAACAGCCATTTTGGTTCGGATTGAAGCAGAGGCTGATGGGCAGCGACAAAGCCTGGAGGAGATCATAGAGAACCATGTGGGTCCCATTGCAAAGGAGGTGCTGGGAATTTGGCTGGATCAATGTGCTAGTGGGAAGAGAGAAGTGGAAGAGGATGAGAGGGCTTACCTAAAGAAGAGGGATGATTTGATCAAGAGGAAGACTATTGAGATTGATTTGGGGTCCAATTTCCCTAGATTGTTTGGGCCTGATGCCGCAGATCGAGTATTGGGTGCCATTAAAGAAGTTTATAGGGTATGATCAGATCAAGCATGGGACTAATGTGCTTGATTTGATCAATGtggaaaataacaaatacCAGTGATATGATATTAATAGGAAGGATTTGGCAAAGTCTGATGTGTTTACCTGagtttaaagaagaaaaaaaaacacaacgagAATTGTATAAATTTCAGCTTGAAATCATCTTCTTTTGGGTTAGGCTATGAATACTTGTACAAATAACTACATTTGTTGCctttaaaaggaaaatatggtGCTACAAATATTTTCACTCTTGCCTAAACCATTCCAAGTTCCAATAGTAACTAACCTcatatcatatcacataaAATCACCCAACACAACTCCAAAGAAATGACATAATTCATAAGCTTTGTGGATTGAACTTCCTCCAAGAGGCAAGCCTAGGAAATTTTTTCGAGATTCTTTCGGATCCAATTGAAGTCACAgtgtttcatttatttatatgtgaGAGAGATCAACATTAAGGTCTCCACGCATCAAAATTTCGAGATTAATTTCAAATCCAACTGAAATAGTGgtgtttaatttctttccaCACGATTTACTTaccatctcttttttttttttttttttttactcattTGTTATAACTTATATGTCATTATTGATGAAAACTTGACTAATTTTATGTGGTAGTGGCTTGGTTTGGTTGAATCTTTCCACACAAAGTGATAAAATCCAGTGTGTTTTCAACCACAAGGCCCAAAGGCAAGGGCCTGGGTGATGTAGCTTCTAGACTCTCTGGTCCCAAGTCTCATGTAGCATCTTTTGATCTTTTACATCAGGCGCCATTCATGTACAGTAAAATCAAATCATGACGGCCACCTAACGTCCTAACCGTTGAGATTGACATCTCGAGCTTATCAGAAATGTATCAAGGACCGTCCAGCTGGAGTGGATCCCATTCTAGTACTTTCCATGTCTGCACCACCGACTTAAGTCCCCACGTGGTTCGGCAGATGTCATGCCCGCCGTCCGATGAGTTTTGTGGAAGACCTTGTCCATCCGCAACGGTAACCGCCTTGGACAATGAAATTGATAGTGGCATTTTAGTAGTTGAGTTcgcaataaaaaaaacaaaacaaaacaaaacaaaagagaacaTCGTATTTGATTTGATCCGATTAAAAACCTAGAGGTTTCGATGTTTGTTATGTATATAGTTCCATATGCAAGTGTAGCTAtataaaccaaaccaaacgTCAAGCGCCAATCTAATGTCCATGTGATTTTTTCAGTGTGGTAAcactagaaaaaaaaagaaacaaggaaAATGTTTAGTGCCGTAACCCACCCCACCCTCGATGCCAATAACCACTGTAATTATCGTATTTCTTTTCGAAAGTCGCCAAAATTGCGGGTATGGTGCTTAATTTATTTCGGGTCTCTTTTGTTAGTGGTTCATTTTTGAGAATTAACTTAACTCATATTTACAAGCgagtttgaatttaaataaataaaacatgttGCATCATTTAATCACCAAaatttggtttaaaaaaaattggactTGTAGAATTTGCCTAAGTAACCGGCAAGCAAGTAGTGTCCACTGAAATTGGATGGCAGAGAATAACTCACATAAGCATATTGTCACAGTCAGCCTTCTACTCGCCCTATATAATTAAGCAGAACCCATCCCTTAGGCCACACTTTTACTCACTGCCTTTTCCTAGCTATCTCAGTCAGAGAGAGTGTCTTCAGATATGAACACTTTTCTTCTCTActatccttttctttttgctctACTCTCATTCATCTTCTTACTTGCAAAACAATTGAGATCAAGAAAACCCACACCCATTCTACCTCCAGGCTCTATGGGTTGGCCCTATCTAGGTGAAACCCTGCAACTCTACTCTCAAAACCCAAATGTCTTCTTTGCCACTAGGCAAAACAGgtaattaatcaaattcaCTACTTTTCAAGACTGAATTAAGATCTTAataattcaattaattatataattaatttatatggtgtatatatatatttatacatacaCATATAGGTATGGAGAAGTTTTCAAGACTCACATACTTGGAAGTCCTTGTGTAATGCTATCTAGCCCAGAGGCAGTGAGGTTTGTGTTGGTGACTCAGGCACACTTGTTTAAACCCACTTACCCTCaaagtaaagaaaaattaattggtCCTTCAGCACTTTTCTTTCACCAAAACGACTACCATGCACAAATAAGAAGATTGGTTCAAGCTTCATTGTCCTTGGATGTTACCCGGAACTTGGTCCCAGATATTGAAGCCATTGCCATTTCTCTCTTGGATTCATGGTCTGGAAAAGTTGTTAACACCTTTTATGAATTAAAGAAGGTTGGGcaaagtttctttctttctttctttctttttttataagttAGCAAAAGTTAACTGTTCGGATAATCTACTTATATTTTCTGTGTTGATATTGTACTTGTATTATGTTCGAAACTTGAAGTTTTCGTTTACATTGGAAAGTTTAAAATGATATAAACATAGGGTTTACACTCAAACTAAATATTAAGTAAAATGCACATGTACATTtagtgtgtttttttttttttttccctacatATAACTTTTAAGTACAATTCCATTTTTGGCAAACCTAATTTTTTTACCTCCAACtaataaaaacttttttaaTGCCTAATATAACTAACTTGTTATGTTCTTAAACTCAAGGGGTTTTGAATCAGTATGCTGCTTTAACTAATGAATTCTTCAATATCTACGGATGTTTACTCTGCATGATGGCAGTTCACATTTGATGTTGCTGTCTTGTTTATCTTTGGTCACTTGAAGAATCACCACCACAAAGAACTGCTCAAGGAAAACTACTACACACTAGACAAAGGTTACAATTCTTTCCCCACAAACCTACCTGGCTCTTCGTACAATAAATCGGTCTTGGTAAGCATAACAATGCCATGATCATGGATTAAGTTTAATTGTATCTTAATCTCTTCAGGAGGTAAACTAATCAAACTAAGTtactctcttttcttttaatgtttAATATTCTCTTGCTCAATATCTTTTGTGGGGGGATGGGAAtctaaatttatttgtaaaggCAAGGAGAAGACTAAGCTTAATTGTCAGTGAGATAATAaaggaaagagaggaaaagagTTTGGTGCAGAGAGATCTACTGGGCAGCCTACTGAACTTCAAGGATGAGAAGGGACAAACCTTAACGCACAATCAAATAGTGGACAACATCATCGGGGTAATGTTTGCCGCTCAGGACACCACAGCCAGTCTCCTAACTTGGATGATCAAATACATTCACGATGACTCAAACACTCGAGAAGCTATCCAGGTCAGAATTTATAGCATGCATGGCCCCATTTTTgtgacaaaaaaattaattagtacCAATGCCATGGAACGTTAATGGGAAATTAGCGTTAATATAGATTGAGCAGAAGGCCATTTTTGAGTCAAATGATGGAGGAAACCATATGCTGTGTTGGGCTCAGACTAGAAACATGCCCCTTACCAGCAGGGTAAGTAGAATTTGACAGTACTTTTCGAGAAAATCTTGGCTTCTTATTCGTTTTTACCGACAAATTACAGTTTCACAAGTGCATaataaacttttctttttgtgtttataaagagattttctatatatgtatatatatagtgatTTGCATGTATTAAGGTCACTTTAAATGAGAAGCTTTGTATGATCTCAGGCTATAAAGGAGAGCTTGAGGATGGCAAGCATCATCTCTTTCACCTTTAGAGAAGCAGTCGAAGATGTTAAATATAAAGGTAGGCTTAGAATAATCTCATTCTTTATCCAACGGAAATCATATGAGAATCTGGTAAACTTTTATGAATTTCTGAGGGTGTTTGGCCTGTACCtaaaaaactgaagaaaaaagaaaaaactggCAAGAGTTTAATTACCATGCACCGTGCACGTACACGAATCATTGAAGCTTTGAAAACGACAGTAAAAGTGCTTAACACTGTTGGTGACAGATGACATCGCCTGAAAATGGATAGATTCCAACTCAATTATTCAGGAAAATTAAGtatagaaacaaaataaaaacatggCACACGAGCCCCACTCTATTAAAAGCCACACGAACTGTATAAGTCCTTTTCCAACCCTGTAAGTATATGGGCACATTATTTCTCATGCATGGCATGCTAAAACTCTGGAGTagtgaaattaattttaattagaaaaactttaccttacaaaaagaaaaaaagaaacaaaaaagacgaAAAATCCTATAAAATAGTATGTACGTTTACTTAGTTGAGTTTTCCGTGTACAACAGGATACTTAATCCCAAAGGGATGGAAGGTACTGCCTTTGTTCCATAACATTCATCACAATCCTGATTTTTTCGTTGATCCGCATAAATTCAATCCATCAAGATTTGAGGTATGAAAGACTTGAGAGATATAACCTAATTGAAATTTAATCCCTAGCTTTATCTCTTCTGTTCTCTTTCATAATTTCCTGTTTGAATGTATAAGAGAAAAACTAATTCATGAGCTTCTATTTGATTGCATGAAGCTTGGAATAAAACCCAACACATACATGCCATTTGGCAATGGACTCCACACGTGCCCAGGAAATGAAGTTGCCAAGCTACAAACGCTCATTTTTATCCACCATCTTGTTAACAAGTTCAGGTAACGTAAATCAAATCATGAATTAAGAAGAGAACTGCACATTTGTTcttggtttaattaattaataaaaaaaattaatgccgcatattaattaatattatatattgagAAAGAGATGGTGTTGATCTGGTGCAGGTGGGAAGTAGTAGGGTCCGGTGGGGTTCATTATGACCCATTTCCAATACCTCAGCGAGGACTTCCTGCCAAGTTTTGGAAAGAAACCTGCACCCAAGGAAGGACATCAAAGCTAGCAAGCAGGGAGGAAAGCAAGCTGAAGTAGCTTTAAAAAGCGCCAATGTTTTAGCACTTTCAAAATCTTCACCAAATTGTCTATGAAATATAAACTTGTGAATTTCTACATCATATTCTTCCCTCTATAAAATGGTACCCCTTTATCCATATATGTAGTGGTGAAAACTGGTCACCATCTTGTTACATAAGTGAAAATTGTTATATATCctgtaatttatatatatatgtatatatatatatatatatatcatgcaaatgtttcttttctttgtttttataccACTTTAGTTATATGATGTTACTATCACACTGAAAATTACGTAAGCAATTTATAAATGAGTACTTAAGTTGACACTCAACACAAAGATTAAAAATCTCATTTTGATgcttaaaaattaagaaaaaataataatattaaaaaaaattcttcaaaccaaaaaatagAAACTGACTGGACCTCTATGTCATCGAGGGGACAGCCGGACCCTCCTTCCTAAGTCCTAACAGTCCACACTCCCACCCCTTTCCCTGCCTTGACCGTATTCTGCATATTACTAGTGTGGCGATAACACCGCATAATCGCTTTTCAATAACTAAAAGTACTTTCAACGAACTAAAACTAGTTACTGTAATATTTGGTTGAAATTGACGAAAAGGGCgtaacacaaaaaataataatttataactcaagtaataaaaattatttattcataTACGCGAGTTTTAGTGTTTGCTTCCCTACATTCATGGTGTGTTTATTAATTAggttttgaaattaaaatcaagaattaaatttcaattatgGAGGATTCCTGTGTTTACAATATCAATGAATTAGAAAGTAAGTGGGACtcacacaaaattaggaattaaatTCCTGATTTTTGaagaattcaattcttggATGGGAGGTGATATTCTAATTCCTAGAGAACTAACCTATTaggaattctttttttttttaataccaattatatcctcacacaattttaaaattttaaaattttccatctactttaacccaacacaatgacattttagtaattatattCACTTTTACCTCaattccatatggtttagtaaaatttcaataagaatTCGGAATTTAACTCTCCTCAATCTATATGATTTAGTaaaacttcaataggaatttGGAATCTAACTCTCCTCAATttatatggtttagtaaacaacttcaatagaaatccagaatctaattctcctcaatccaacctgtcattaattcaatttctcctaATTTAACTACGAATTAGTAAACATGACATTATGGTTAGATTTCAGTTGACCATGAAACTGGGCCTTATTTGACATTAACTAATCAAGCCCAATCTGACTCAGTATAAAAACCCCTGAAACATTCATGTCCTTTCCCAAATTTGAtttacaaaacaaacagagaGCTTCTAAGCTTGTGGGGATAGGAAGATCAAATTCATCCAGAGAAACTTTCTTCGACTTTCTTACTTAACGCGTCGATAAATGGTAAGCTTCTCAATGCAATTTCCAgctgaaaattttcaatctttattatttttcatgcaATATGTGTTCAATCTTTTTTTGGGAATTGCATACTTAACGATGTGAATGAATGTCTTGAGAGATTGATGCGAATTCGAAAAGAAAGATCTGGGAATTTGAAGTTAAGAAATTTTGGGTCTTGGGTATGGCTTTAACTGACTTAGTTCTTTGAATTTTGGTATTGGGTGAAATAGGCAAGCCTTTACAGAGGGGCCTCTAGGAAAGAAAAACCCAGAGGGAGACATCATGGGTTACCtacacaaaagaaacaagagaTCAAGGAAGCGTTCGAGTTATTCGACACCGATGGCTCAGGTAAGGcaaatttgggattttgattaAGGTTCTAAGGTTGTTATACTGTTCaacttttagtttttggttttgaccatgttgttgtgttgtgttgtttAGGCACCATTGATGCCAAGGAGCTCAATGTTGCCATGAGGTATGAATCCTTGTCTTTTTCACAGTGGATTAATTGTCTTACAactgattttatattttgtttatgaCACAGGGCTCTCGGTTTCGAGATGACAGAAGAGGTAACTTAGATTATCCACCCATGTAAACACACTTGTTAAACATGTTCgtgtgtgttgtgttttgGAATGTGAGTGTGTTTGAGAAACCACTCCCATAATATTTAGATATAATTCAGATGTGTGGTTTTGCCAAAATTCGACCTAAATATCTTTTGCCATTTGTTTTGCTTGGACTCTATCTTCTTGTCTTCCTGATTATTTGTTGATTTCAACACTTTAATCTTTCCATTCTTGTTTATGCTCTCTAGAACTTCAtccttcaatttttattgcaaGTTCTTAAGTGAACATTGTCAgcatttgaatttcttgaactTATGTATTTGGTACATTGACTGAATTGCTAACATGTCGATCTGTTGTTTCATTGCAGCAAATCACTCAAATGATTGCAGATGTTGACAAGGATGGCAGTGGTGCTATTGACTTTGATGAATTTGTGCACATGATGACAGCCAAAATTGGGGAACGGGACACAAAGGAGGAACTCATGAAAGCCTTCCATCTCATCGACCAAGATAACAATGTATTGGTTTGCTTTCTAAATATTGCATTTCTTTCAGTTGATAGTACTTTGAATGTTGGATTTGTTTCAATCTGTCAATACctaattccattttttttttttccacatttGAATTTAGGGAAAGATATCTGCTGCtgacattaaaaatattgCAAAGGATCTGGGGGAGAACTTAAGTGATAGAGAGATCCAAGAGATGATTGAGGAAGCAGACCGAGATCGTGCGTGCTTAAATATaaccattatttttttaatgcctCAAAATTTATCATTTTGCTAACCCTAAGGTTATGACTTGAAATGTACAGGTGATGGAGAAGTTAATGCTGAGGAGTTCATCAGGATGATGAAGAGAACAGCATATGGGTATTAGAACTGGAAAGGTTTTAGCCTTCTGCAGGATGTTGAGAGCCTGATCCGATGCAGAATTATTATGTATTTTATAGCTATAAGCAAACACCTTTCTTTGTTTCACTTTGGCATGCTTCTGTAGAATGATAATCTTAGACACAACATGGTGTCTAGTGTAGTGTGGTGGTGGTACATGTctgtaaaattttaaatatttgaaagtATGAAAAATACCATCATGGTTGATGGtatcattattattacttCTTTTGTGACAAATGGAAAAGATTTCAAATCTTTGGCTCGTAGTCCTCGCTCGTTTTCCCGTTTTCTTTCACCACTTCGGCTAACCTCAAGTTTTAAGGTAATAATAATTTCTCGGACTTGTTGGCACTCCAGTAAAGTCATCATGCAGTTctctcttataaaaaaataccCCTTAAAAAAGTAATGGAGAAATTGCACTTGCAGGTTTCAAATAATACATGGCTCCAACATTACTAGGCCACCAAAATTGTTAGTGCTTACAATTGCCAATATCCACGTTTGGTctccaaaacaaaaggaaatgaaaatttggcGGCAAACCCGGAGGACAAAATGTAGGCATCAACCGTTAGCTACGTTTTCAAATCCTACATGCATAATGCATTGTGTCACTAATCTCAGAGCTTTCATGGAATAATGGGTTTCTTCTTCCGAGTCTTAAACACTCTTTCTTCTTCGTCGCCGTCAATATTCTCTTTTGTCAGACACAAACATTATTCAATCACTGCCAAAACCACCCACTTCCTTCGTCTGCTAAACCTCTGCAAAACCAGCAAGGACTTGAAGCCTCTAAAGTCCTTTCTCATAGTTCATGGACTTGTTAACGACGTGTTTCCAATAGAGCAATTTGTTAGGTCCTGTTTTCATCTGGGTGCTTCACATTTAGCTCTCTCTTTGTTCCAACAAATCCAAAGGCCAAGCCTTGGCTTGCAGAACCTGATAATCAGGTGCCTTTGCAATGATGGCTTATACCAAGACCTCTTATATGTCTATCTAAATTCCAGGGCTTTAGGCTGCCCTTCTGATGATTTCACGTTTCCATTTGTAATTAAAGCGTGTGCAGCTCTGGGTGCTGTTAAGATTGGAAAACAGGTTCATGGTGTTGTGGTCAGAGCTGGGTTTGAGCAAAACCTTTTTATACAGACAGCTTTGACTGATTTCTATGCCAGAACTGGTTGTATGGAGATGGCACGTGCACTGATTGATAGAATTCCCCAACCAGATTTGGTTCCTTGGAATGCATTGATTGCTGGTTATTCGTCGAATGGGTTTAATTGGGAAGCCTTTGATGTTTTCAGAGAGATTATTTTTATGGATTTGAAGCCAAATTTAAGCACTCTGGCGAGCATTATTCCGGTTTGCACTCGTTTGGGGTGTATTCATACTGGTAAGTCCCTCCATTGCTTTGCTGTAAAATCTGGATTAGTGTTCAATGATTTTCTTGTTCCCGCTTTAATTTCGATGTACGCTGGGGATGAAGATTTATGTGGTGCTAGAAACTTGTTTGATTCTGTACTGGAAAAGAATGTTGTTGTTTGGAATGCTATGATTTCTGCCTACACACAAAGGCAGAAGGCCATGTCAGCTTTCAAGATGTTCCGATGTATGCTTCGAGTTGGCACACAGCCTAATTTGATCACTTTCGTGTCCGTTATTCCCTCATGTGAGAATTCCAGCAGCCTCGCTTTTGGTGAATCACTTCATGCTGGTGTAATTAAGCATGGGTCAGAAAATCAACTTCCAATACTAACAGCCCTTGTATCAATGCATGCCAAGCTTGGTAATATTAATTCATCCAGGTATCTTTTTGAGCAGACGCCCAGTAAAAACCTTCTTATGTGGAATTCAATGATTTCTGGGTACGTGTACAACGGGCTATGGGATTTAAGTATCGATGTATTTCGGAAAATGCAGTTTTCAGGATTTGATTCAGATGCAGTCTCCGTAGTAAGTATTCTTTCTGCATGCTCCAAACTTGAGGCTGATTTGCTGGGGAGGTCTGCACATGCATTTAGCATTAGAAAGGGTAGCCACTCAAACCTCAATCTGTCAAATGCACTGTTGGCATTTTACTCTGGTTGTCATCACCTCTCCTATGCAGTTACTTTGTTTCATAAAATGCCTATAAGAAATGCCATAACATGGAATACGTTAATATCAAGTTGTGTGCACCGTGGAGAAATGGAAAAGGCGGTTCCCATTTACCACCAGATGCAGAAAGAGGGCTTCAAGTTGGACTTGGTCACCCTGATAAGCATACTCCCCAGTTTCAGCGAGAAGGAAAACTTAGGGCAAGGAATGGCTATCCATGGTTACGCTATAAAAGACGGGTTCTCTTCTGATATTTCTATGGTTAATTCGCTCATTAGCATGTATTGTAACTGTGGAGACCTTGATGCTGGTAGGCTACTTTTTGAAGTCATGCCAAAAAGGAGTTCGGTGTCTTGGAATGCTCTGATGACTGGCTTCCGATACCACAATTTACAGAAAAAGGTTTTGGTCTTGTTGGGTGAAATGATGAAGAGTGGTGAGAGACCAAACTTCGTAACTTTGCTAAATTTATTGGCTGCATGCTACACACAATTACAAGGTAAGTCTATCCATTCTATGGCCGTTATTTCAGGAATTGTACGAGAAACCCCTCTCCTTACATCACTTATGTTCATGTATGCTAGATTTGACAACACAAATTCATGTCTCTTACTCTTCCAAATGGGAAATATGGGGGATATTTCTTTGTGGAATGCCATTATTTCTGTGCACATACGAacaaaaaatagcaaaattgcAGTTGCCTCGTTCTCTGATTTACTTCAGAGGGGATTCGAACCCGACAATGTAACAGTTCTGAGTTTAATTTCTGCATGTGTTCAATTAAGTAGCCTCAGCCTTGCTCATTCTGTAATGGCTTACATCATAAGAAAGGGCTTTGACAAAGATCTGCTCATCAGTAACGCCCTAATCGATTTGCATGCAAAATGTGGCAACATATTGGTTGCAAGAAAGCTGTTTGATGGTTTGGCTGAAAAAGATGAAGTGTCTTGGAATGTGATGATCAATGGATATGGCTTGCAAGGGGATGGTGAAGCTGCCATTGATCTTTTCTTGCAGATGAAACTGTCAGGAACAAAACCTAATGGCATCACTTATTCAAGTATTTTATCAGCCTGCAGCCACTCTGGCTTGGTTGAGCAAGGCCGCATGGTATACAATTCCATGGCAGAACATGGGATATCACCCAAAATGGAGCACTATGCTTGCATGGTGGACCTTCTCGGAAGAACAGGCAACTTGACTGAAGCTTATGGCATTGTTAAAAAACTGCCATGTAAACCTTCAACAAGTATACTCGAGTCTTTGCTGGGTGCTTGTAGAATCCATGGAAATGTTGAACTTGGAGAAAAAATTAGTGAGATGCTATCTGAAT
Above is a genomic segment from Prunus dulcis chromosome 7, ALMONDv2, whole genome shotgun sequence containing:
- the LOC117635422 gene encoding abscisic acid 8'-hydroxylase 4-like, which encodes MNTFLLYYPFLFALLSFIFLLAKQLRSRKPTPILPPGSMGWPYLGETLQLYSQNPNVFFATRQNRYGEVFKTHILGSPCVMLSSPEAVRFVLVTQAHLFKPTYPQSKEKLIGPSALFFHQNDYHAQIRRLVQASLSLDVTRNLVPDIEAIAISLLDSWSGKVVNTFYELKKFTFDVAVLFIFGHLKNHHHKELLKENYYTLDKGYNSFPTNLPGSSYNKSVLARRRLSLIVSEIIKEREEKSLVQRDLLGSLLNFKDEKGQTLTHNQIVDNIIGVMFAAQDTTASLLTWMIKYIHDDSNTREAIQIEQKAIFESNDGGNHMLCWAQTRNMPLTSRAIKESLRMASIISFTFREAVEDVKYKGYLIPKGWKVLPLFHNIHHNPDFFVDPHKFNPSRFELGIKPNTYMPFGNGLHTCPGNEVAKLQTLIFIHHLVNKFRWEVVGSGGVHYDPFPIPQRGLPAKFWKETCTQGRTSKLASREESKLK
- the LOC117634688 gene encoding red chlorophyll catabolite reductase, chloroplastic; its protein translation is MAAIFRHILRTPPPPSSSFPRPASSSPSSTLLSRPSCIRAASSPMDIHNQASKIKFTDFPYVSAPHRNLMVDLVSILETRLGSELLPCTLPPDVQYYQNETGTNHASLHIRSGLASSPVDFILGSWLHCELPTGGALNITSLSSYLNQTTDAPNFLLELIQSSPTSLVLILDLPPRKDLVLHPDYLQTFYQDTQLDTPRQRLDKLAEAKPYFSSSLYIRSVVSPTAILVRIEAEADGQRQSLEEIIENHVGPIAKEVLGIWLDQCASGKREVEEDERAYLKKRDDLIKRKTIEIDLGSNFPRLFGPDAADRVLGAIKEVYRV
- the LOC117635424 gene encoding putative pentatricopeptide repeat-containing protein At3g05240 translates to MGFFFRVLNTLSSSSPSIFSFVRHKHYSITAKTTHFLRLLNLCKTSKDLKPLKSFLIVHGLVNDVFPIEQFVRSCFHLGASHLALSLFQQIQRPSLGLQNLIIRCLCNDGLYQDLLYVYLNSRALGCPSDDFTFPFVIKACAALGAVKIGKQVHGVVVRAGFEQNLFIQTALTDFYARTGCMEMARALIDRIPQPDLVPWNALIAGYSSNGFNWEAFDVFREIIFMDLKPNLSTLASIIPVCTRLGCIHTGKSLHCFAVKSGLVFNDFLVPALISMYAGDEDLCGARNLFDSVLEKNVVVWNAMISAYTQRQKAMSAFKMFRCMLRVGTQPNLITFVSVIPSCENSSSLAFGESLHAGVIKHGSENQLPILTALVSMHAKLGNINSSRYLFEQTPSKNLLMWNSMISGYVYNGLWDLSIDVFRKMQFSGFDSDAVSVVSILSACSKLEADLLGRSAHAFSIRKGSHSNLNLSNALLAFYSGCHHLSYAVTLFHKMPIRNAITWNTLISSCVHRGEMEKAVPIYHQMQKEGFKLDLVTLISILPSFSEKENLGQGMAIHGYAIKDGFSSDISMVNSLISMYCNCGDLDAGRLLFEVMPKRSSVSWNALMTGFRYHNLQKKVLVLLGEMMKSGERPNFVTLLNLLAACYTQLQGKSIHSMAVISGIVRETPLLTSLMFMYARFDNTNSCLLLFQMGNMGDISLWNAIISVHIRTKNSKIAVASFSDLLQRGFEPDNVTVLSLISACVQLSSLSLAHSVMAYIIRKGFDKDLLISNALIDLHAKCGNILVARKLFDGLAEKDEVSWNVMINGYGLQGDGEAAIDLFLQMKLSGTKPNGITYSSILSACSHSGLVEQGRMVYNSMAEHGISPKMEHYACMVDLLGRTGNLTEAYGIVKKLPCKPSTSILESLLGACRIHGNVELGEKISEMLSELDPENSRSHVMLYNIYAATGRWADAEMVRSEMEDRQLRKVPGFSLLS
- the LOC117634489 gene encoding probable calcium-binding protein CML20; the encoded protein is MASLYRGASRKEKPRGRHHGLPTQKKQEIKEAFELFDTDGSGTIDAKELNVAMRALGFEMTEEQITQMIADVDKDGSGAIDFDEFVHMMTAKIGERDTKEELMKAFHLIDQDNNGKISAADIKNIAKDLGENLSDREIQEMIEEADRDRDGEVNAEEFIRMMKRTAYGY